AGACTCAAAGCAAAAATGTCAGGTTTCAGCCTGAAGTTCTTCAGAATCCAACAGTATTCTTTTGTTGTAGCCCAATTTGTTGACACGATCCTAACGCACTCTTTCTTCTGCCCTTCCAGAGGCTCTCGAGGCACTCTCCAGCCTGAAAGGAAAAACAACGCAGCAGTTTTTCTTCAACCTTACCTCCGTTCCTGCCGAGGAGCTGATCACGGCCGCGGAGCTGCGCATTTTCAGGGACCAGGTTCTCGGTGACACTGGTGCAAGTGGTTTCCACCGAATTAATATTTACGAGGTGTTCAGGCCAGCCCTGGCACCTTCCACAGAGCCTCTTACCAGACTTCTCGACACCCGTCTGGTGCAGGACTCTCATACTCGCTGGGAGAGCTTTGATGTGGGTTCGGCAGTGGCTCGCTGGGCCCATGAATCCCTGCATAACCATGGGCTCCTGGTGGAGGTGCTCCATCCCGAGGAGTCGGAAGGATCCGCGGAGGTTGAGAGAAACCGGAGGAGGCACGTAAGGGTTAGTCGCTCCCTTCATGCGGACGAGGACTCGTGGGTGCAGGCCCGACCCCTGCTAGTGACCTACAGCCATGACGGTCAGGGCTCCGCCGTCCTAAATTCAAACCGAGAGAAGCGGCAGGTGCGGCAAAGGCCGAAGCAGCGCAGGAAGCAGCAACAGCGCACAAACTGCAGGCGGCACGCTCTCTACGTGGACTTCAGCGACGTGGGCTGGAACGAGTGGATTGTGGCGCCACCCGGCTACCATGCTTTCTACTGTCAGGGCGAGTGTCCCTTCCCGCTGTCGGACCACCTGAACTCCACCAATCACGCCATCGTCCAGACGCTGGTGAACTCGGTCAATTCCAATATTCCCAAAGCGTGTTGCGTCCCAACAGAGCTTAGTCCCATATCGCTGCTATACCTGGACGAGTACGAGAAAGTCATTCTTAAAAACTACCAAGACATGGTGGTGGAGGGCTGCGGGTGCCGATGAGAGCTACATCTCCCCAATGAAGACTGTTATTTATATAAAAGAACGTTCAAAGAGCTATTTTGGAGgaagaaaagaaatatatatgaatatatttatgttgactgaaaaaaatgggaaaataaatattttaatgagagTGTTTGCTTTTTCTAGTGgctttaaagatgttttttccCTGTCCCATGTACATTTCAAAATGAGTGCAATTGCACATGAAGTATAATGCTCagatttttattatgtatttattgcaTAACCACTTTATTTGTAAATGATGTGTATttatcatgaaaaaaatatatgatcttCATTCAGTGTGCATCTGGGAATACATTATTTGAAACCAAAAAATAAACCATGGATGGTGTAGTTCTTTAAAATTCATGATATAACAAACATGCTGTTGCATAAATCCCTGTGGTTACTTATGTAATATTAGATTTCATGCAGACAGTGAGATTCTGGTTTGagtaaaggcccattcacaccaaagacaataactataaagttttaataaagttTCTTATTTAGAATAGGTCCACAGCACTACTGTAACTAATGGCATCATAATAATATTGGAATCcctttcagaatgtttttttttcttccagctgataaacaataaaaacatcgaCAGCCGATCAGACTTTACCTGATTGCAGCACATGCTTATAAAAATAGAACTTTATTGTGTGTTGATGTGGAAGctaatataattatcattatagttatcattcttggtgtgaacgggccttaagaaTTAAGCAGGTGTAGAATCAAGACATGGCAGAAACCAACATGCCATATACAATGAAGGCAATATCAGCATAACTATTTCATTTTGTGACGACTTTCCATTGATAAGGGGCAGTACAAactatgaacatttttttttaatattaaataataataaaaatgggaAACAGTTTATTTTGccactacatgtcaactagcagtcatgAAAGTATTATTAGACTATCTGCTTAATAtctaataatactttattttgatGATCCCACAAAAAAACATTCTACTAACTAAAAGTAAGTTTGCAAgtacatgtcaacttattctagtAACCTTAACCCAACTCCTAACCTAACTGTCTAAAGACATCTAACTGTGCATTAATTAGAGTTAGCTGACAtatagttacaaag
The sequence above is a segment of the Carassius gibelio isolate Cgi1373 ecotype wild population from Czech Republic chromosome A20, carGib1.2-hapl.c, whole genome shotgun sequence genome. Coding sequences within it:
- the LOC127938505 gene encoding bone morphogenetic protein 2-like — translated: MVAVVRALMVLLLGQVLLGSTTGLIPEIDQRKYSDSGRHPPERSDINFLKEFELRLLNMFGLKRKPMPSKSAVVPQYMLDLYYMHSENDDPNIRRPRSTMGKHVERAASRANTIRSFHHEEALEALSSLKGKTTQQFFFNLTSVPAEELITAAELRIFRDQVLGDTGASGFHRINIYEVFRPALAPSTEPLTRLLDTRLVQDSHTRWESFDVGSAVARWAHESLHNHGLLVEVLHPEESEGSAEVERNRRRHVRVSRSLHADEDSWVQARPLLVTYSHDGQGSAVLNSNREKRQVRQRPKQRRKQQQRTNCRRHALYVDFSDVGWNEWIVAPPGYHAFYCQGECPFPLSDHLNSTNHAIVQTLVNSVNSNIPKACCVPTELSPISLLYLDEYEKVILKNYQDMVVEGCGCR